A genomic stretch from Mya arenaria isolate MELC-2E11 chromosome 10, ASM2691426v1 includes:
- the LOC128204927 gene encoding zinc finger MYM-type protein 1-like, whose translation MFKRMFETATATACPEATGTAPSEHANSMDLDLSATESDSTKPGQAQPVKSTHSGPSYPDIATAASGELEAKWKWSILKDTWTDCHMFNFPSRSIHGKMRKLSSSWLTDHPWLRYSISTDALFCAPCFVFGRKDAKEKTFISTPVKDWSNLAKYVKRHELAESNHHNVTAMAEHFLDIQSENRRATYTSPDIQNELICLCAEQIQIEIVQACNDAVCFALIADESTDKSTKEQVSVCLRFVQRGSGSQQFRVREDFLGFVQASRTTGEVLAELLLTSLENHGIEVDKMRSQAYDGAANMSGKHRGVQARIRQRVPSALYVHCRAHCLNLAVMHSSKDPCIRSVMTTVQEVGFAFDYSAKRLNFFVDELAADQDAQEKLKKLKKRTKLRTLCETRWTSRADALSTFKSAYSVHALEQLQEDGDDKAGQHLASIMKFDFIIGLVVAEHVMQSTVPLSYLLQAVDCDLLEATRESQTLIRQFQNERADPNVWEALFQSAKDIAAEFEIEPSMPRLAQRQRNRANPPANDPQQYWQRALYFPFLDHLCQELSDRLIVAEERFRAQYLIPSKLNLCTDGMVDLIFAGYSVDLPQGNQSFHNEVRRWKARWQLMDENDKPSTLGETVASTNPDLYKGVYTVLTILLTMPASSATAERSFSVMRRVKTYLRSTMRTERMTGLALMHVYRDVNIDIDQVVSKFAGSKSRRLDFV comes from the exons ATGTTCAAGCGGATGTTTGAAACCGCGACAGCGACTGCGTGCCCAGAAGCAACCGGCACGGCACCTTCGGAGCATGCAAACAGCATGGACCTAGATCTATCTGCCACAGAATCTGACAGCACCAAACCTGGACAGGCTCAGCCAGTTAAGTCTACCCACAGTGGTCCTTCATATCCTGATATAGCTACTGCGGCAAGTGGAGAACTTGAAGCAAAGTGGAAATGGTCGATATTGAAAGACACATGGACTGACTGCCATATGTTCAACTTTCCCTCAAG AAGCATCCATGGGAAAATGAGAAAGCTGTCATCAAGCTGGTTGACAGACCACCCCTGGCTCAGATACTCGATTTCTACAGATGCCTTATTCTGCGCCCCCTGTTTCGTATTTGGACGGAAAGATGCGAAGGAGAAAACTTTCATCAGTACACCAGTGAAGGATTGGTCCAACCTAGCCAAGTACGTCAAGAGGCACGAATTAGCAGAGTCAAACCATCACAATGTTACAGCTATGGCGGAACATTTTCTTGATATACAATCAG AAAATCGTAGGGCAACATACACATCGCCCGACATACAGAATGAACTGATCTGTTTGTGTGCTGAGCAGATACAGATCGAAATTGTGCAGGCATGCAATGATGCAGTCTGTTTCGCTCTTATAGCCGATGAGTCGACCGACAAGTCAACAAAAGAACAGGTGTCCGTGTGTCTGCGATTTGTCCAACGTGGAAGCGGTTCCCAGCAATTTAGAGTCCGTGAAGATTTTCTTGGATTTGTTCAAGCAAGTAGAACAACTGGCGAGGTACTTGCAGAACTACTCTTGACCTCTCTTGAAAATCATGGAATCGAAGTAGATAAGATGCGGTCTCAGGCTTATGATGGTGCCGCAAATATGTCTGGAAAGCACAGGGGCGTACAGGCACGAATTCGTCAACGGGTGCCGTCTGCGCTGTATGTACACTGTAGAGCCCACTGCCTCAACCTAGCAGTTATGCATAGCAGCAAGGACCCATGCATAAGGTCAGTGATGACAACTGTGCAAGAGGTAGGGTTTGCATTTGATTATTCGGCCAAAAGACTAAACTTCTTTGTTGATGAACTTGCTGCTGACCAAGACGCACAGGAAAAGCTGAAGAAGCTGAAGAAACGCACCAAACTGAGAACTCTGTGTGAAACTAGGTGGACTAGCCGAGCCGATGCCCTCTCAACGTTCAAGTCAGCATACAGCGTTCATGCCCTTGAACAGCTACAGGAGGATGGCGATGACAAGGCAGGCCAACACTTGGCGTCGATCATGAAGTTTGACTTCATAATCGGACTGGTCGTTGCTGAGCACGTTATGCAAAGTACAGTTCCGTTGTCTTATCTTCTTCAGGCAGTCGACTGCGATTTGCTTGAGGCAACGCGAGAAAGTCAAACCCTCATCCGCCAGTTTCAAAACGAAAGGGCAGACCCTAACGTCTGGGAAGCATTGTTTCAGAGCGCTAAAGATATTGCAGCAGAATTTGAGATTGAACCTTCAATGCCCCGTCTTGCTCAACGCCAACGAAACCGGGCAAACCCACCGGCCAATGATCCACAACAGTATTGGCAGCGAGCTCTCTACTTCCCTTTCTTGGACCATTTGTGTCAAGAACTTAGCGACAGATTGATTGTGGCCGAGGAAAGATTCCGTGCACAGTACTTGATTCCATCCAAGTTGAACCTTTGCACAGACGGAATGGTGGATCTCATTTTTGCGGGGTATTCGGTGGACCTACCTCAGGGAAACCAGTCATTCCATAACGAGGTTAGGCGGTGGAAGGCTAGATGGCAATTGATGGATGAAAATGACAAACCAAGCACATTGGGTGAAACTGTAGCATCAACCAATCCGGATCTTTACAAGGGAGTTTATACAGTACTCACCATTCTTCTGACCATGCCGGCATCATCTGCTACTGCTGAACGGAGCTTTAGCGTTATGCGCAGGGTGAAAACCTACCTGAGGTCGACGATGCGGACAGAGCGCATGACAGGACTTGCCCTGATGCACGTATATCGGGAtgttaacattgacattgaccaGGTAGTGTCTAAATTCGCTGGAAGCAAAAGCCGAAGGCTTGACTTTGTTTAA
- the LOC128207003 gene encoding NADH dehydrogenase [ubiquinone] flavoprotein 1, mitochondrial-like, whose translation MASLCRISPALRLSTGVKNLAPSLTVCRNNSTETKQPEKTKYGPLHDDDRIFQNLFGRHDYRLKGAMKRGVWYKTKEIVDKGTDWILKEIVTSGLRGRGGAGFPSGMKWGFMNKPSDGRPKYLVVNADESEPGTCKDREIMRHDPHTLLEGCLVAGRAMGARAAYIYIRGEFYNEASQLNVAVKEAYDAGLIGKNACGTGYDFDIYVHRGAGAYICGEETALIESLEGKQGKPRLKPPFPADVGVFGCPTTVANVETVAVAPTICRRGGEWFAGFGRERNRGTKLFNISGQVNNPCTVEEEMSIPLRELIERHAGGVIGGWDNLVAVIPGGSSTPLIPKKVCDDVLMDFDDLVKVQSALGTAAITVMNKDADVVRCIARLMHFYKHESCGQCTPCREGTGWMNVMTHRFVEGNGQPEEIDMLWEISKQIEGHTICALGDGAAWPVQGLIRHFRPEIEARMAQFNQKKLKA comes from the exons ATGGCGAGTTTGTGTCGCATTTCTCCCGCCCTACGACTTTCAACTG GTGTTAAAAATCTTGCCCCAAGTCTCACAGTATGCAGAAACAACTCAACAGAAACTAAACAACCTGAAAAG acaaaGTATGGTCCGCTTCATGATGATGACAGAATCTTCCAGAACTTGTTCGGTCGTCATGACTACAGACTTAAGGGAGCAATGAAAAGG GGTGTATGGTACAAAACGAAGGAGATTGTTGATAAAGGAACTGACTGGATCCTGAAGGAGATTGTCACCTCCGGGCTTAGAGGGCGTGGTGGGGCCGGGTTTCCTTCGGGCATGAAATGGGGATTCATGAACAAACCCAGCGATGGCAG ACCAAAATATTTGGTAGTAAATGCGGACGAGTCTGAACCAGGCACTTGTAAGGACAGAGAAATAATGAGGCATGACCCCCACACACTACTTGAGGGCTGTCTTGTAGCAGGGAGAGCCATGGGCGCTCGGGCAG CATACATCTATATTCGAGGGGAGTTCTACAACGAAGCCTCTCAGCTTAATGTGGCAGTGAAAGAG GCATATGATGCGGGTCTCATTGGGAAGAATGCATGCGGCACAGGGTACGATTTCGACATTTACGTTCACCGTGGGGCCGGGGCATACATCTGTGGAGAAGAAACT GCCTTGATTGAATCTCTAGAAGGTAAACAAGGCAAGCCCCGCCTGAAGCCGCCATTCCCTGCTGACGTGGGTGTGTTTGGATGTCCCACAACTGTAGCTAATGTTGAGACTGTTGCCGTGGCACCT aCCATCTGTCGGAGAGGTGGCGAGTGGTTTGCTGGCTTCGGTCGAGAGAGAAACAGGGGAACCAAG CTGTTCAACATATCCGGCCAGGTGAACAACCCTTGCACAGTGGAGGAGGAGATGTCCATCCCCCTCAGAGAGCTGATCGAGCGACATGCGGGTGGGGTAATCGGAGGCTGGGATAATCTTGTGGCCGTTATTCCTGGCGGGTCGTCCACACCTCTTATACCCAAAAA AGTTTGCGATGATGTATTGATGGACTTTGATGATCTGGTCAAGGTTCAGTCTGCCCTTGGCACAGCAGCCATTACAGTCATGAACAAGGACGCGGATGTTGTCCGATGTATCGCCAGACTCATGCACTTCTACAAGCACGAGAGCTGCGGACAG tgCACTCCATGCCGAGAAGGAACTGGCTGGATGAATGTTATGACACACAGATTTG TGGAGGGCAATGGTCAGCCAGAGGAGATCGACATGCTGTGGGAGATCAGTAAACAGATTGAAGGCCACACCATTTGTGCTCTTGGGGACGGAGCTGCATGGCCAGTACAG GGTTTGATTCGGCATTTCCGTCCAGAGATTGAAGCAAGAATGGCGCAGTTTAACCAGAAGAAGCTCAAGGCTTAA
- the LOC128206083 gene encoding uncharacterized protein LOC128206083 isoform X1 — protein MSSSDSDSDRDDHTVNKSLADASGDKSSKAVSVKWTKENNRKLVMAIGATCNIKDSFCLPFQQVEPDFDQAAEDLELSVDVVKSRWQNMLKQARQYRTMTEIIEDLMVQHHDHVELQQLNKDLYAKKAVQLPAPVIKQQPAQKKPKINKDHPPKPKTSAYSIFCEEMAKNLPDIGVLKMVRLGAMWKDMSPEEKQQYQDKCDQNKDEYHDKVAEYAKEHPDDSIIQLTLADLESKRKAEKRKQSKGKSKITSTNHDFHGGKDNNKSGADDTMNSTISPSNSPAKRTSSDSEVHSPKKKKRRHEEKKWTGERMFIQNKLDDYLVSHPDLDEEEVKKRLVKKYKKLSEKKVAKYEALAAEQNG, from the exons ATGTCATCCAGCGACAGTGACTCTGATCGAGATGACCACACAGTCAACAAGAGCCTGGCCGATGCTAGTGGGGACAAATCTTCAAAAG CAGTTTCAGTTAAATGGACAAAAGAAAACAACCGTAAACTTGTGATGGCGATTGGAGCAACATGCAACATCAAAGACTCCTTCTGCCTCCCATTTCAACAAGTTGAACCAGATTTTGACCAGGCAGCTGAGGACTTAGAACTGTCTGTTGATGTTGTTAAGTCAAGATGGCAAAATATGTTGAAACAG GCAAGGCAGTACAGGACTATGACAGAGATCATTGAAGATTTGATGGTCCAACACCATGAT CATGTTGAGCTTCAACAGTTGAACAAGGATCTTTATGC CAAAAAGGCGGTCCAATTACCCGCTCCAGTTATAAAACAACAGCCTGCCCAGAAGAAACCTAA AATAAATAAAGACCATCCCCCAAAACCAAA gacAAGCGCTTACAGCATATTTTGTGAAGAGATGGCGAAGAACCTTCCGGATATTGGCGTGCTTAAGATGGTGAGGCTCGGCGCGATGTGGAAAGACATGAGCCCTGAGGAAAAACAGCAATACCAGGACAAATGCGACCAG AATAAGGATGAGTACCATGATAAAGTAGCAGAGTACGCCAAAGAACATCCAGATGATTCCATCATACAGCTCACGCTGGCGGATCTC GAGTCGAAGAGGAAAGCTGAGAAGAGAAAGCAGTCAAAAGGGAAGTCCAAAATTACCAGCACCAATCATGATTTCCATGGCGGCAAAGATAATAAT AAATCTGGTGCCGATGATACAATGAATTCTACCATCTCCCCATCAAACTCACCG GCAAAAAGGACATCAAGCGATTCAGAG GTGCACAGTCCAAAAAAGAAGAAGAGACGGCATGAGGAGAAGAAGTGGACGGGAGAGCGGATGTTTATCCAGAATAAGTTGGATGATTATCTCGTCTCGCATCCCGATCTGGACGAGGAGGAAGTGAAGAAAAGACTGGTGAAGAAGTACAAGAAGCTCAGCGAAAAGAAAGTG gcCAAGTATGAGGCATTAGCAGCAGAGCAGAATGGCTGA
- the LOC128206083 gene encoding uncharacterized protein LOC128206083 isoform X2 → MSSSDSDSDRDDHTVNKSLADASGDKSSKVSVKWTKENNRKLVMAIGATCNIKDSFCLPFQQVEPDFDQAAEDLELSVDVVKSRWQNMLKQARQYRTMTEIIEDLMVQHHDHVELQQLNKDLYAKKAVQLPAPVIKQQPAQKKPKINKDHPPKPKTSAYSIFCEEMAKNLPDIGVLKMVRLGAMWKDMSPEEKQQYQDKCDQNKDEYHDKVAEYAKEHPDDSIIQLTLADLESKRKAEKRKQSKGKSKITSTNHDFHGGKDNNKSGADDTMNSTISPSNSPAKRTSSDSEVHSPKKKKRRHEEKKWTGERMFIQNKLDDYLVSHPDLDEEEVKKRLVKKYKKLSEKKVAKYEALAAEQNG, encoded by the exons ATGTCATCCAGCGACAGTGACTCTGATCGAGATGACCACACAGTCAACAAGAGCCTGGCCGATGCTAGTGGGGACAAATCTTCAAAAG TTTCAGTTAAATGGACAAAAGAAAACAACCGTAAACTTGTGATGGCGATTGGAGCAACATGCAACATCAAAGACTCCTTCTGCCTCCCATTTCAACAAGTTGAACCAGATTTTGACCAGGCAGCTGAGGACTTAGAACTGTCTGTTGATGTTGTTAAGTCAAGATGGCAAAATATGTTGAAACAG GCAAGGCAGTACAGGACTATGACAGAGATCATTGAAGATTTGATGGTCCAACACCATGAT CATGTTGAGCTTCAACAGTTGAACAAGGATCTTTATGC CAAAAAGGCGGTCCAATTACCCGCTCCAGTTATAAAACAACAGCCTGCCCAGAAGAAACCTAA AATAAATAAAGACCATCCCCCAAAACCAAA gacAAGCGCTTACAGCATATTTTGTGAAGAGATGGCGAAGAACCTTCCGGATATTGGCGTGCTTAAGATGGTGAGGCTCGGCGCGATGTGGAAAGACATGAGCCCTGAGGAAAAACAGCAATACCAGGACAAATGCGACCAG AATAAGGATGAGTACCATGATAAAGTAGCAGAGTACGCCAAAGAACATCCAGATGATTCCATCATACAGCTCACGCTGGCGGATCTC GAGTCGAAGAGGAAAGCTGAGAAGAGAAAGCAGTCAAAAGGGAAGTCCAAAATTACCAGCACCAATCATGATTTCCATGGCGGCAAAGATAATAAT AAATCTGGTGCCGATGATACAATGAATTCTACCATCTCCCCATCAAACTCACCG GCAAAAAGGACATCAAGCGATTCAGAG GTGCACAGTCCAAAAAAGAAGAAGAGACGGCATGAGGAGAAGAAGTGGACGGGAGAGCGGATGTTTATCCAGAATAAGTTGGATGATTATCTCGTCTCGCATCCCGATCTGGACGAGGAGGAAGTGAAGAAAAGACTGGTGAAGAAGTACAAGAAGCTCAGCGAAAAGAAAGTG gcCAAGTATGAGGCATTAGCAGCAGAGCAGAATGGCTGA